GACATGTCTTCATAGATCACACCGGCCGTGCTCCTCTCCCGCGCGGGGCACATGTTCCTGATCTGCAAGGGAAAGCCTGTTCTGCAGGCAGTGGTGGGGGCCGGGGGCGAGGATGGCCGTGACCTCGCCCCCAGGGACCGTGTCAGGGAGAAAGGGGCCTGTGCTGGCACCGGGGCCCAGGTGCCCACCTCCCCGTCCACTCCCACCTCGGACAGGTCCACACAGGCTCACACACCGATGTCACGCtccgcacacgcacacatgcacacgcacgcacactcgGTCACACATGGACTTCACCCCTTAGACGTCCGACCAGGACGGGCCCGGCCCCTGAGCATCCTGGCCCCTGAGTCCTtagggctcctggtggctccaGTCCTGGGGTTCCTCTCCCACCGTGGCCCCGAGGGAGGTGACACGTAgccccttttctcccttccctgctcccgGGGCAGCCGGCTTGCGGGGACAGTGACCGTGAGGGGTCACACTGACCTGTCTCCTCTTCAGCACACACATGGCGGCCAGGCCCAGCACGACCAGGAGGcatcccagggccagggccacggGGAAGGCGAAGCCGGTCAGCTGAGTCCCGGGGCAGGCGCTGGCCGCTGGGGACAGTGTGTCTGGGAAGAAGTGGGGAGAGTCCATGAGAGCCTTCAGGGTGCGGGTGCAGGTCGGGGGGGGGCTCCCGAGTGGGGGCAAAATCCaggaggctccctggaggaggcgggCTGAAGCTGGAGGAAACAACTCCCAAGAGTGAGGGGAAGtggcccaggaggggcagggagagccggtctggccggcagggagggcaggggccccGAGGGCGGGCGCACTGCCTACCTGTCACCACCAGCATGGTGCCGGCGCCCCAGTCCTTCCCGTCCTCCGCGATGGCCTCGCAGAAGTAGGCGCCACTGTCCTCCGGCCGCAGGCGCTGCATGGTGATGGTCAGGTTGTCCATGGTCCCCGAGAAGACGACGCGGCTCTGGAACCGCGCATCCACAGTGGGGGTGCTCTTGTCGTCGTAGTACGTCACCTCCCGCATCTCCAGCAGGCGGCTCTGCCTCAGGTGGACCCCCAGCAGGGTCCCGTTCACGCGGACGGAGCAGGTGATGTTGATGGAGCCCCCCTCTGGGGTGACCGTGTAGAGGGGGGACTGCCTCACCTCTGCAGGGAGGACCCGCACTGTCACCGCCGGCCAGACCCTGCTCTGCAGGGGATGGCGGCAGGGAGAAGGGGCCGCGGACACGTCCCCACAGGCGAGGCCCCTTGTGGGAGCCTGAAGCTCCTCCAGGCGCCAgcaccggggggaggggggttcggGTCTGGGTTCTGAAGGGTCCCTGGGGGTGTGCAGTGGCCTCTCCTGCCAGGGTCGGGCGGGGGCAGCTGGAGCTGGGCTTTCTTTCTTCTGGAGCAGCCGGCCCTTTGCAGGGCACCctgatcccccccaccccccggctctCCACCGTCTCTCTCTCAAATGACAGCCCAGGGCCCGGCCGGTAGCTCTGCTGACCACAGGGTCGTCCTGGTACGTCAAGGTTCCCGGTTCGATCGCAGGGCAGGGCACgcacaggaatcaaccaatgcgTAAGTGGGACAGCAAGTCTGTGTTTCGCTCTCTCTCAAGTCAGTCaataaatttacaattttaagtTAAATGGCAGTCCCCAGGACAGCCGGAGAGAGGAGCGCgggccggctgcctcccgcacgcgccCGGACCGGGAAGCGAGCCGCCACCTTTGGGTGTtgagacgatgctccaaccagctgagcccccGCCTGGGGCGGCACAACCTCTGTAACGGGGTCCCACCCGCAGGAGTCGGTCAAATCCTGCCACTCTGGGGGGCACAGGTGGTGCCTGCtaagcccgccccgcccctcgggGTGACTGGTCTCCCCGTCCTGCTGCAGAACTGCCCGCGTGCCTGGTTGAAAAAGCAAACCAGGCCTGGCAGTGTGCTCAGCGGGTGAGCGTCAGCCCAGGAGCCAGGTCACAGTTCCGTTCccgtcggggcacaggcccgggtggcgggcgcgatccccagtgcggggcgtgcaggcggcGGCCCATCAGCGACCTCCCGcatcatggatgtgtctctctccctctccccgcctctctgaaagcaacaagAACACCCACTAAAAGCAAAAAGCTGAATAACAGCCCCTCTGTGGGGCGCTGGCTCCCTGTGGAAGGACCAGACCCCGAGGGAAGACACAGGACGCAGCGCCAGGCGACTCGGCGCCCAGCAGCCTGTCCAGGCCCCACCCGCCCACCCGCGTGGGAAGGAGCGCCCCTGGCAGGGGTGCAGGCGGCAGGAGGGGAGCTGAGCCCACAGGGGCCTGGTCAGGCCTTACCTACAGCAGccgggggggcggcggcggccagCACCAGGAGCACGGGGAGCAGAGGCAGCCGCGGGGCCACGCTCACTGCCATCCCGCCCACGGCCCAGCGGCTGGGGCAACGCAGGGCCCCTCGGGCGGCAGCAGCAACGACTCTCCCAGTCCAAGACCCAACTGTGTGCCAGAGCCTCGGGGGCCGCCCCAGAGCCCCATGAAAGGTCACTTcctgggtgggcggggcaggaggCTGGCAGCAAGGGGGGTGGAGGTGCTGGGGCCtcggagggcttcctggaggcagtGCCCTGGGTGGACAGGACCctgaggcccaggctggggggtgGCCCCCTgcgggcccctccccccccctcctgccgAGTGCCCTCAGGCTGCGGGTTGTCCTGGCCCCTCCTTGGCCGCGTCTTCTCAGGGCACATCAGGGCAATGGAGACAGCAGGGcgggggcccagggccaggagaagggcccctggctggggtggggtcaGGCTCCTGCTGCCTGGTCCTCTGGGTCACCCTCTACTAGGACCGGCCTCGTACCGAGAGACCTGGCTCTCACCGCCGTGGCCGCAGTGGGGGCCGGAGGGGGCAGACTCGCTGTCCTTAGCGAAGGCCTTGAACACAGACAGCGGGAGACAGGCCCACGCACAGACCCAGACTCCGTTCTTCCCAGGAGTCCTGCCGGGTGTGCGGGGCCCTCACCATCACCTCAAGATTAAAatgacttttttgttttgttttgctttttattgttgttaatcctcaaacCAAGGATACCTTTTCCGTCGATTTTTAGCGAGAGAGTGGTggggaggggtagggggagggggagaggaacatggatgtgagagacacatcgatgggttgcctcccgcatgtgccctgagcagggctggacCGAACCTGTAACCCCGACACGTGCccgtgccctggaccaggaaccaaacccgaGACCCTCGGTCAgcagccgatgctctaaccacggagGAAGCCGCCAGGGCGCAAGGCGACCCTTGATTTCCCCTGCAATGCAGCCACGCTCCGGTCGGCTTCGGGCCGATGGAAACCCCTAACTTCCTGTGGCCCCGGGCAGGGGCTTGGGTGCCCTGCCAGTGCCTGCGGCCGCGGTGGCACGAGCCAGGCCCTGCGGTGGCCGAACCCACTTTAAGCCCCGGGGGTTCTGGGGTCGCCGTGGGGAGGGGCCGCCGGACGGCCAGAGCCGGGCTCCCTGATGCCTGGGTGGGTTAGACGCAGCACGAGGCGGCTTTAGTTTCTTCGtctttttccattaaaatgtgtatttccCTGATCGCTGGGCGGTTCGCTGATCATGTTGTTTTACTCACTTTAAGAGTTAGCgttggggcccagctggtgtggctcaggggttgagcggtGACCGATGAGCCAGAGGTCAGggctggattcccggtcagggcacaggcccgggttgcaggctccatccccagtggggggcgtgcgggaggcagccgatccatgagtctctctcgtcattgatgtgtctctctctctcccttcctctctgacatcaataaagatatattttttaaaaagttggcctCAGGGGTGTTTTTCAAAGCACCAAATACACTACTTGTAGGAAAGCTCTGATGCCCTTGGCGAGAATGGACTCCGTTCGGTGCGATGGTGAAGGGTGTGGCCTGAGCGGCTTCGGGGTGGGGAAGGGCCAGCGGACAGGCAGAGGGGGAGCGGTGGGGCCGGGTGGGCACTGTGGGCACAGGCCCTGCCCACTGCTAACGCCGCCGCGGCCTGCCCGCCCCTTTCCAGAGGCACTTGCACCCCCTCGTGGTGGAGGCGGCACACAGCGTCTCGGGCCTCTAACCACCGTCTTGGCCCAGTGGCTGGGGCAGCAGGGTCCCCAGCACTCACTCCTGCAAAGACTGTGCACGAGATCAACTGCAGACCAGCccggagtgtgctggaggcacaGCTGGTCcccaggagccccctcccccgcccgggaAGCGGGTGCAGGAGGGGCTGGTCCCCTGAGGGCAAGGGCTTTGGAGCTTGAGGTGTTTACACTTTCTATGGCGGGGGAGGAgccgagagggagggaggagcagggctggcccCGGCTCTGCTGTGAGTGACCCGCAGGCCTGCTCTCCAGAGGGACCATCCTGGGTGGGGCACGGAGCTCCCTCGCTGAAGGCCCCTGCGCACGGCCAGGTCTCCTGCCAGTCGACGGACgggccctgcctccctgggcACCTCAGGCATCCGCCCACCAGATGGGGGCAGGGGCGCAAGGAGGCTCTGCTGCTGGGGGGTcagcagcctgggggggggggggtggcttcaGGGGCTGGATTCCAGGGCCAGGCGGGCCTGCTCACCCTCTGCATGGGCACCGCCTCCtcacctggggagggagggagggcgggggcgtGAGCGACCGGGCTGTGCATGCTCAGGCACACGCAGACACGCGTGTGCCCGTGTCCCGGGTCTCAGGGAAGTCCAGCCCCATACTGCCCCCCAGGGTGTCCTGGGGACAAAGCGGGGGCCGGAGGCCGGTGGGGTCCTCTGGGGCCCTGTACTCCCTCCACTTCCCGCccagccaccggccagggcccggcCTGGTACCTACAGGAATTCAACGTGCGAGGGGCGCCCACGGCTCCTGCGCCAGAACTGCAGGCCTCCCAGTGCCAGGATGCAGAGCAGCATGGGGACCAGGATGAGGGCCACGTGCAGCCTCCCCCGGGGCGGGTCCTGGGCCGGGAGGGGGTCCTGGGCCGAGCGCAGGTCCTGGGCCGGGAGGGGGTCCTGGGCCGGGAGGGGGTCCTGAGTCCCTACGGCAGCAGGAATCAGGGGGGTGGCTACGGCCACCTGGAGCACCCCCAGGGGGAGAGCACCCCGGCCAGAGCCCAGGGACAGACAGTGTGCAGGGAACGGGGTGTCCAGGCGCCCGTGGGGGGCCGGGGCTCCCCCCCTGCAGCTCCAGAGGACACTTACCCCAGGGGGGCGTGGAGGGCAGCTCTGAAGGCTCTGCAGGGAGACAAGGGTGGTCAGGGGGCCCTGGGGGGCCGGCCTGAGgcagccccacctccccatctggcccagggcagggcccacGCCCCCCCACCTGTCCCCCTCAGGCCAGGCGTGGGGCtgaaggccaggagggagggagaggctgtggagactTCAGTGCTGAGCAAAGGGAGatggcggggtgggagggggacttAGGGGGCGAGGGGCAGAGCTCGTGGGCGGACAGGACCGGGGAGGGTGTCCGAGCACAAGGGTGGCCCCGGAACTGAGGGGGCTGGTGTTCCAGGAGGTCACAGGGGGGCACAGAGTCAGGGAGAggccaggggttggggtgctctcAGCTGATTGGGTCCATTTTCTCACTGAACCGAAGTGGGGGGTCTTAAGGGAGCAAGGGGACAGGGCGGTGGTCGGAGAGGAGGCCCAGCGCGGGGTGGACAGTGTTGGGGGCACTGGACACGGAGAGAAATCGCAGCGACTGTGGGGACGGGacagcaggggagaggaggggggctcCCCAGGTCTCGGGGGGAGTCGAGGCCCCACCCTCACCTGAAACGTTCA
The genomic region above belongs to Myotis daubentonii chromosome 16, mMyoDau2.1, whole genome shotgun sequence and contains:
- the CD7 gene encoding T-cell antigen CD7, with product MAVSVAPRLPLLPVLLVLAAAAPPAAVEVRQSPLYTVTPEGGSINITCSVRVNGTLLGVHLRQSRLLEMREVTYYDDKSTPTVDARFQSRVVFSGTMDNLTITMQRLRPEDSGAYFCEAIAEDGKDWGAGTMLVVTDTLSPAASACPGTQLTGFAFPVALALGCLLVVLGLAAMCVLKRRQIRNMCPARERSTAGVIYEDMSCSRRNTVSIANHYQ